The Verrucomicrobiia bacterium genome includes a window with the following:
- the ligA gene encoding NAD-dependent DNA ligase LigA has product MTAAKAKARHAQLAAELRAHDHAYYAEAKPTISDQAYDRLYHELLNLEKEFPELITPESPSQRVSGEPLAEFTAVPHLVPMLSLDNTYSQEEVRNFVTRLQKLLPGEKLEWILEPKVDGVAINLRFENGIFTTGSTRGDGTTGDDVTANLKTIRSIPTHLRATKPPAPKIMEVRGEVYLTKAGFARLNAERVAADEEPFANPRNAAAGSLKQLDSRLVAKRPLDIAVYGLGEFTGESLEKHETMLSWLKAAGFKTPEKTWKCHSADELIAALEELDQRRHNFAYETDGAVIKVNDFALRARAGFTSKAPRWAIAYKYAAEQAETKLKQILIQVGRTGALTPVADLEPVFLAGSTISRATLHNEDELRRKDIRIGDTVTIEKAGEVIPAVVGVVLTKRTGRETIFEFPKTCPECGSKVARAEAAAGETGAAWRCVNPDCPAQVRGRLEHFCARGAMDIEGGGEVLVAQLVKQGLVRDVADLYSLTLAELAGLERMGEKSAQNFLDGIVASKQRDLWRLIFGLGILHVGAGVAKALGKAFPTLEDVFATSLERLTQVEDVGEVIAKSLVHWWGDTNNKKLIARLRKAELNFHSALYNPSAALGPFAGKTFVLTGTLPTLKREEAAARIEALGGKVSGSVSKKTDYVVAGEDAGSKLEKAQKLGVKIIDEAALVKLCEGS; this is encoded by the coding sequence ATGACTGCCGCAAAAGCCAAAGCGCGCCACGCGCAACTCGCCGCCGAACTTCGCGCTCACGATCACGCCTATTACGCCGAGGCCAAACCGACCATCAGCGACCAGGCGTATGACCGGCTTTATCACGAGTTGCTCAACCTCGAAAAAGAATTTCCCGAACTCATCACGCCGGAATCGCCCAGCCAACGCGTCAGCGGCGAACCACTCGCAGAATTCACGGCAGTGCCGCATCTGGTTCCGATGCTGAGCCTCGACAATACTTACTCGCAGGAGGAAGTGCGCAACTTCGTGACGCGATTGCAAAAACTTTTGCCGGGCGAAAAACTCGAATGGATTCTCGAGCCCAAGGTGGACGGCGTGGCGATCAATTTGCGTTTTGAAAATGGCATCTTCACTACCGGTTCCACGCGCGGCGATGGCACCACCGGCGACGACGTCACCGCGAATCTGAAAACCATTCGCAGTATTCCGACGCATCTTCGCGCGACCAAACCGCCCGCGCCGAAAATAATGGAAGTGCGCGGCGAAGTGTATTTGACCAAGGCGGGTTTTGCGCGGCTGAATGCCGAACGTGTCGCCGCCGATGAAGAACCTTTTGCCAATCCGCGCAATGCCGCGGCGGGTTCGCTCAAGCAACTCGACTCGCGGCTCGTGGCGAAGCGTCCGCTGGACATCGCTGTTTATGGACTGGGCGAATTCACCGGCGAAAGTTTGGAGAAGCACGAGACGATGCTCTCGTGGTTGAAGGCCGCTGGTTTCAAAACGCCGGAGAAAACCTGGAAATGTCATTCGGCAGATGAATTGATCGCGGCGCTCGAAGAACTTGACCAGCGCCGCCACAACTTCGCGTATGAAACGGACGGCGCGGTGATCAAGGTGAATGATTTTGCCTTGCGCGCGCGCGCGGGTTTCACGTCCAAGGCGCCGCGCTGGGCCATCGCTTATAAATATGCGGCGGAACAGGCGGAGACGAAGCTCAAACAAATTCTCATTCAGGTAGGCCGCACCGGCGCGCTCACGCCTGTCGCGGATTTGGAGCCGGTTTTTCTCGCGGGCAGCACCATCAGCCGCGCGACGTTGCATAATGAAGATGAACTGCGCCGCAAAGACATTCGCATCGGCGATACCGTGACGATTGAGAAAGCGGGCGAAGTGATTCCCGCAGTCGTGGGTGTGGTATTGACCAAGCGCACCGGGCGCGAAACGATTTTTGAATTTCCCAAAACTTGCCCCGAGTGCGGCTCAAAAGTCGCGCGCGCGGAAGCTGCCGCCGGCGAAACGGGCGCGGCGTGGCGTTGCGTAAACCCGGATTGCCCGGCACAAGTGCGGGGGCGGCTTGAACATTTTTGCGCGCGCGGTGCGATGGATATTGAAGGCGGCGGCGAAGTGCTGGTGGCGCAACTGGTGAAACAAGGTTTGGTACGTGACGTAGCCGATTTGTATTCACTCACGCTGGCCGAACTTGCCGGACTCGAACGCATGGGCGAAAAATCCGCGCAGAATTTTTTGGATGGCATCGTGGCGAGCAAGCAGCGCGACTTATGGCGATTGATTTTCGGACTGGGAATTTTGCACGTTGGCGCGGGCGTGGCGAAAGCTTTGGGAAAGGCATTTCCCACGCTCGAAGATGTTTTCGCAACGAGCTTGGAGCGATTGACTCAAGTGGAAGATGTAGGCGAAGTCATCGCGAAAAGCCTGGTGCATTGGTGGGGCGACACGAACAACAAAAAATTAATCGCGCGCTTGCGCAAGGCGGAACTGAATTTCCACTCCGCGCTCTACAATCCGTCCGCCGCGCTGGGACCGTTCGCCGGAAAAACTTTTGTGCTCACGGGCACGCTGCCAACTTTGAAGCGCGAGGAAGCCGCGGCGCGGATCGAGGCGCTGGGCGGCAAGGTTAGCGGCAGCGTGAGCAAAAAAACAGATTACGTCGTCGCGGGCGAGGACGCGGGCTCGAAACTTGAGAAGGCGCAGAAGCTGGGTGTGAAGATCATTGATGAGGCGGCGTTAGTTAAGTTGTGCGAGGGGAGTTAG